The following coding sequences lie in one Rutidosis leptorrhynchoides isolate AG116_Rl617_1_P2 chromosome 4, CSIRO_AGI_Rlap_v1, whole genome shotgun sequence genomic window:
- the LOC139841851 gene encoding uncharacterized protein, translated as MSATSQKLCEWITGCILPSNIVIPVTLGQYNGTTDPDDFLQIFEGVMKTQHWSDEVACHLFPTVLQSAAREWFAKLPPNGITCFADLREKFLIQYQNLRQHTYTHLYAHEIPMYPGEKIESFITRYMMECQKIPGLPKTQHIFGFITCLDKDTHPSLVSELRWNIPSTFADVVTVARQYQHLGRERQAGITGMKKKEKRKGEATAGTVMTAVDAVKAITRATTATAKAMTTIEKRNGQKSDKYCEFHEDNDHETNECKALIREIIAKIKAGELNHLLSGRKFKKPDPYKTFSWQKEDGKKHEKAKDKAVINMINIEKDEFALQSSWKDVTVTFPGLPARHSRDELVVITGLIDGFPVSEMYTDTGSKVEVLYAHCLSKLPKSVGRRMRQSNAVISGFMGFAEEPIGRIKAAITFGAIASTTHGILKLPTRRGVATVQSTRHPFPRNECTRDRQCAESWKTSHAMEEKCISVLKRLSFFSPSAHFNCTNPVIISKAEKAVAGWRRRPGCEKPFNGVNKKAEPFNPTPKHSRTESCESSNRDKTTVEGNKSG; from the exons ATGTCGGCTACTAGCCAAAAGCTATGCGAATGGATTACCGGTTGTATACTCCCTTCCAACATCGTCATACCGGTTACTTTGGGGCAATACAATGGCACTACCGACCCGGACGATTTCCTGCAAATCTTTGAGGGCGTCATGAAAACCCAACATTGGAGTGATGAAGTAGCGTGTCATCTCTTTCCGACTGTCCTACAGTCGGCTGCTAGGGAATGGTTCGCCAAATTACCACCAAATGGGATCACATGCTTCGCAGACTTGCGGGAAAAGTTTCTCATTCAATATCAGAACCTCCGCCAACACACGTATACACACCTATACGCTCACGAAATACCAATGTACCCGGGAGAGAAAATTGAAAGCTTCATCACAAGGTATATGATGGAGTGTCAAAAAATACCAGGACTCCCAAAAACACAGCACATCTTCGGATTCATAACATGCCTGGACAAAGATACACACCCATCGCTTGTCTCTGAACTCCGGTGGAACATCCCGAGTACATTTGCAGACGTCGTGACGGTAGCAAGACAATACCAACACTTGGGCAGGGAAAGACAGGCTGGTATTACCGGGATGAAAAAAAAAGAGAAGAGGAAAGGAGAAGCGACAGCAGGCACCGTCATGACAGCAGTAGATGCAGTGAAAGCAATCACAAGAGCCACAACAGCCACGGCAAAAGCCATGACAACCATAG AAAAGCGGAATGGTCAAAAGTCAGATAAATACTGTGAATTCCACGAAGACAACGATCATGAAACTAATGAATGCAAAGCGCTAATACGTGAAATCATCGccaaaatcaaggcaggagaacttAATCACTTGTTGTCAGGTAGGAAGTTCAAAAAACCTGACCCCTACAAAACATTCAGTTGGCAAAAGGAAGACGGCAAGAAGCATGAGAAGGCAAAAGATAAAGCTGTTATTAATATGATCAACATTGAGAAGGACGAGTTTGCTTTGCAAAGCTCCTGGAAAGATGTTACCGTCACATTCCCGGGATTACCGGCGCGACACTCTAGGGATGAATTGGTAGTGATTACCGGCTTGATAGATGGGTTCCCGGTCAGCGAGATGTACACCGACACGGGAAGCAAAGTTGAAGTCCTATATGCCCATTGCCTTTCAAAGCTACCAAAGAGTGTCGGAAGGAGGATGAGACAATCTAACGCTGTCATCTCTGGGTTCATGGGTTTCGCTGAAGAACCCATAGGAAGGATCAAGGCAGCGATCACG TTCGGTGCAATAGCCTCTACAACACACGGTATACTCAAACTCCCAACCCGGCGAGGCGTGGCAACGGTTCAATCCACCCGACACCCTTTCCCCAGGAATGAGTGCACTCGAGATAGGCAATGTGCCGAATCATGGAAGACATCACACGCCATGGAGGAAAAATGTATATCCGTCCTTAAAAGGCTATCTTTTTTCTCCCCATCAGCACACTTCAATTGTACAAATCCAGTCATCATCAGTAAGGCGGAGAAGGCAGTTGCCGGCTGGCGTCGTCGGCCAGGATGTGAGAAACCATTTAATGGTGTGAACAAAAAGGCCGAACCTTTCAATCCGACACCCAAACATTCCAGGACTGAAAGCTGTGAGAGCTCCAATCGAGACAAGACAACGGTTGAAGGAAACAAAAGTGGCTAA